The Bacillus sp. B-jedd sequence CGACTGCAGCATTCGTGGGAGCTTCCTGGGCCGCGCTGCTTGTGGGAGTGACCTCTTATCTCATCGGCTTGTACAATGCCGGGATGGAGCTGAACGAAAAGGGTTATTACTTCGCGATCCTGGTATTCGGCCTTTACTCTGCGGTCTCTTTGCAAAAGGCAGTCAGGGATAAAGATGAAGGAATTCCGGTTACAAACATTTATTATGGCATTAGCTGGTTTGCACTTATTGTTTCTATTTCATTAATGGCCATTGGCTTATACAACGCGGGAAGTATTGTCCTGAGCGAAAAAGGATTCTATGCGATGTCATTCGTTCTCAGCGTGTTCGCGGCAATTACAATCCAGAAAAATATCAGGGATACACAGAGAGCGAGAGAAAGGGACTGATTATCCCTTTTCCAAAAATGAACCACCTGCTGCCAGCTTATCGAGTTGGGAACGGGTGGTTTTTAATTTTGTTCCTGGTCCCATCCAATTTTAATATAAAGTAGAATTCTATTAACACCATGGGTAAAATAGAGATAACTTATCATGGAACTGCATGAATACAGGAGGTCTTCAGTTGGAAAACAATGATATTTTAATCAGGGTGCGTTATGCGCTGGATATAAAAGATAATGATATGGTGAAGATTTTTAAGCTGGGCGGCGTTGACGTCACCAAGGAAGACGTGCTAACGATGCTGACTAAGCCAAAGGATGATTTTGAAGAAGATGACTGGGAAATGAAAATTAATAACACTAGGCTGGAGTCCTTTTTTAATGGGCTTGTCACATTTAAAAGAGGGCCGCGGGAAAAAAACCCGGCCAGTCGAATTCAACCCCAGCTTCTTTAATCAGCAATGAACCAGTAAATAATATGTTGTT is a genomic window containing:
- the yiaA gene encoding inner membrane protein YiaA, which encodes MLNENEVILDKGKQPDLKKKLERREGEPTAAFVGASWAALLVGVTSYLIGLYNAGMELNEKGYYFAILVFGLYSAVSLQKAVRDKDEGIPVTNIYYGISWFALIVSISLMAIGLYNAGSIVLSEKGFYAMSFVLSVFAAITIQKNIRDTQRARERD